A section of the Numida meleagris isolate 19003 breed g44 Domestic line chromosome 16, NumMel1.0, whole genome shotgun sequence genome encodes:
- the TMEM268 gene encoding transmembrane protein 268 translates to MAYKSQAGGMEKNSSLSSILYCKSDLKEGSLQWVKEPRNGQVLMVLSVDNTCSAASFDMELCAEKLQSLGVQAAAGEWRRLIEEAVLKPEVRRYLFYNSRAFQIAIAVIFYMSLWTNIYTTVQLCSFGRYWEASVLVTLAAVAVTVVVVLVIDHRQRKINMNTDVRLAAVNEFFIKHSLILGITDALDGPHGILQLWFVHFSPERCLQSLSARIAELRQERELGWRHRLDQLCVVMEVAVPAAEETSCEESPLLSGGESFKKESVMCNELLHLIPEGPPEVMAQQLLVIFSACYVRLLVSGWLPRPTAMGHMEGSSVPCPCQFIQASMLSTERCWLPGIGLRGAAGSRRASTAA, encoded by the exons ATGGCCTACAAAAGCCAAGCTGGTGGgatggagaaaaacagctcGCTTTCCTCCATCCTCTATTGTAAGAGTGATTTAAAGGAAGGATCCCTGCAGTGGGTGAAAG AACCCCGCAATGGCCAGGTGCTCATGGTGCTCAGCGTGGACAACACCTGCTCGGCTGCCTCCTTCGACATGGAGCTTTGTGCAGAGAAACTCCAGTCCCTGGGGGTTCAG GCGGCAGCGGGCGAGTGGAGGAGGCTGATCGAGGAGGCGGTCCTGAAGCCCGAAGTGAGGCGGTACCTGTTCTACAACTCCAGGGCGTTCCAGATAGCCATTGCTGTG ATTTTCTACATGTCTCTCTGGACAAACATTTACACCACggtccagctctgctcctttggGCGCTACTGGGAGGCCAGCGTGCTGGTGACTCTGGCTGCGGTGGCTGTCACTGTGGTTGTGGTCCTGGTCATCGACCACCGCCAGAGGAAG ATAAATATGAATACAGATGTGCGGCTGGCAGCTGTCAATGAATTCTTTATCAAACACAGCTTAATTCTGGGGATTACCGATGCCCTGGATGGGCCTCACGGCATCCTACAA CTGTGGTTTGTGCACTTCAGCCCTGAGCGCTGCCTTCAGTCCTTGTCAGCCCGCATCGCGGAGCTGCGGCAGGAGCGAGAG ctgggctggcgGCACAGGCTGGACCAGCTCTGTGTGGTGATGGAGGTGgctgttcctgcagcagaggagaCTTCGTGTGAGGAATCCCCTCTCCTATCTGGTGGGGAGAGCTTCAAAAAAGAGTCCGTGATGTGCAATGAGCTGCTCCACCTCATCCCTGAGGGCCCCCCAGAG GTGAtggcccagcagctcctggtgatCTTCAGTGCCTGCTACGTGCGGCTGCTGGTCAGTGGCTGGCTGCCCCGTCCCACAGCCATGGGGCACATGGAGggcagcagcgtgccctgcCCCTGCCAGTTCATCCAGGCCTCTATGCTCAGCACAGAGCGCTGCTGGCTGCCGGGCATTGGGCTgcggggggctgcggggagcagaagggcaagcacagcagcatga